One segment of Thermosynechococcus sp. HN-54 DNA contains the following:
- a CDS encoding DUF2996 domain-containing protein: MAEETPTQAPKKEKPPAIEDKPFAEFINEAFLPALQNALSAKVGDVSLRLEENTVIGEWGKGMYQFRLYFLEGDIQGPKAFVCSSGGIVPSTIEPFLGDERKVTLDLLVFGVMQRLNGQKWLGGN; the protein is encoded by the coding sequence ATGGCAGAAGAGACGCCCACCCAAGCCCCCAAAAAAGAAAAACCCCCGGCCATTGAGGATAAACCCTTTGCTGAGTTTATCAACGAGGCTTTTTTACCTGCTCTCCAGAACGCCCTCAGCGCCAAAGTGGGGGATGTGAGTCTGCGCCTAGAGGAGAATACCGTGATTGGTGAGTGGGGCAAGGGAATGTATCAGTTTCGCCTCTACTTCCTAGAGGGGGATATCCAAGGGCCGAAGGCCTTTGTCTGTAGTAGCGGCGGTATTGTGCCGAGTACCATTGAGCCATTTTTGGGGGATGAGCGCAAAGTGACGCTGGATCTGCTGGTCTTTGGCGTGATGCAGCGCCTGAATGGCCAAAAGTGGTTGGGAGGCAATTAG
- a CDS encoding hemin-degrading factor, with protein MSDTSPSFQQFLKDCEQLGLLRLVVTNDVAVLEVRSPLAKVFYAELPKGRYANMHTEDFEFHLNMDQVAKIRFEEGQAKRGNFPTYAIRFLDDNEKSVLSAFLQWGKPGEYAEGQVAAWQALRERYGTEWQPLVESLEAATSSVSH; from the coding sequence ATGTCCGATACCTCTCCCTCCTTTCAGCAATTTCTCAAAGATTGTGAGCAATTGGGGCTACTGCGCCTTGTCGTCACCAACGATGTTGCAGTTTTGGAGGTGCGATCGCCCCTCGCCAAGGTCTTCTATGCTGAACTGCCCAAGGGGCGCTATGCCAACATGCACACGGAGGACTTTGAGTTTCACCTGAATATGGATCAGGTGGCCAAAATTCGCTTCGAGGAGGGGCAAGCCAAGCGGGGCAACTTCCCCACCTATGCCATTCGCTTTCTTGATGACAACGAAAAATCTGTCCTCAGTGCTTTTTTGCAGTGGGGCAAACCCGGTGAATATGCAGAGGGTCAGGTGGCTGCTTGGCAAGCCCTACGGGAGCGCTACGGTACAGAGTGGCAACCCCTTGTCGAATCCCTTGAGGCTGCAACGTCCAGTGTATCCCATTGA
- a CDS encoding peroxiredoxin, giving the protein MGTAIQVGDRAPDFELTAADGRRVKLSDFQGKKNVVLYFYPASETPGCTIQACAFRDAYSIFQELGAEVIGISGDPVERQQGFQKNHQLPFLILSDPGNKVRQQYGAATLFGLFPGRVTYVIDKAGVVRYVFDSMLNFKAHVDEALKILRQLANAAAS; this is encoded by the coding sequence ATGGGCACCGCCATTCAAGTGGGCGATCGCGCCCCTGATTTTGAACTGACCGCCGCCGATGGCCGCAGGGTCAAGCTCTCTGATTTTCAGGGGAAAAAGAACGTGGTTCTCTACTTTTACCCCGCTTCAGAAACCCCCGGCTGCACCATTCAAGCCTGTGCCTTTCGTGATGCCTACAGCATCTTCCAAGAACTTGGTGCCGAAGTCATTGGCATTAGTGGTGACCCCGTGGAGCGACAGCAGGGCTTCCAAAAAAATCACCAACTCCCCTTTCTCATCCTCAGTGATCCCGGCAATAAAGTGCGCCAGCAGTACGGGGCAGCTACCCTGTTTGGCCTCTTCCCCGGACGGGTCACCTATGTCATTGATAAAGCGGGGGTGGTACGCTACGTCTTTGACTCCATGCTCAATTTCAAAGCCCACGTGGACGAAGCGCTCAAAATTCTGCGGCAGTTGGCCAATGCTGCTGCCTCATAG
- a CDS encoding iron-sulfur cluster assembly accessory protein has product MVELTPAAIQELERLQAHGVSRGQATILRIQVQPSDCSDWRYDLALVAEPEPTDVLTQSQGWTIAIAAEAADLLRGLRVDYIEDLMGGAFRFHNPNASQTCGCGMAFRVSGS; this is encoded by the coding sequence ATGGTGGAATTGACCCCCGCAGCCATTCAAGAGTTGGAACGTCTCCAAGCCCACGGCGTCAGTCGAGGCCAAGCAACCATTCTGCGGATTCAGGTGCAACCCAGTGATTGCAGTGACTGGCGCTATGATCTTGCCCTTGTGGCTGAACCTGAGCCGACGGATGTGCTCACTCAGTCCCAAGGCTGGACGATCGCGATCGCCGCTGAAGCAGCTGATCTTTTGCGGGGCTTGCGGGTGGATTACATCGAGGATTTGATGGGGGGTGCCTTTCGCTTCCACAACCCCAATGCCAGTCAAACCTGTGGCTGTGGCATGGCCTTTCGGGTGAGCGGATCGTAG
- a CDS encoding TIGR01777 family oxidoreductase — MRVVVSGATGFVGQHVVKALSDRGDHVVALVRSPAKAAKQFAGIPQVEWVGYTPKAAGDWFAALEGADAVINLAGEPLANGRWTAQRKQEIYDSRVVGTQQLVQAIAQCQQRPQVLVSTSAIGYYGTSDTETFVETHAAGNDFLAKVCVDWEAAAQGVTDLGVRLVILRFGIVLGEQGALAKLLLPFQLYLGGPLGSGQQWFSWIHQQDLVRLILAAVDQAGMQGVYNATAPEPLTMADFCRVLGEVMQRPSWLPVPAPVLQLLLGEGADVVLKGQRVLPERTLATGFQFDYANAKAALTKLLKPRYTNGSR; from the coding sequence ATGAGAGTCGTTGTTAGCGGTGCCACAGGATTTGTTGGCCAACACGTGGTCAAAGCCCTCAGCGATCGCGGTGATCACGTGGTTGCCTTGGTACGCTCCCCTGCGAAAGCGGCCAAACAATTCGCTGGCATTCCCCAGGTTGAATGGGTGGGCTACACCCCCAAAGCCGCTGGGGACTGGTTTGCTGCCCTTGAGGGGGCGGATGCCGTGATTAACCTAGCGGGTGAACCCCTAGCCAATGGCCGTTGGACGGCTCAGCGCAAGCAAGAGATTTACGATAGTCGCGTGGTGGGGACACAGCAGTTGGTGCAGGCGATCGCCCAATGTCAACAGCGACCGCAGGTGTTAGTCTCCACCTCTGCCATTGGTTACTACGGCACCAGTGATACAGAAACATTTGTCGAAACCCATGCAGCGGGAAATGATTTTCTCGCCAAGGTCTGTGTGGACTGGGAAGCGGCTGCCCAAGGGGTGACAGACTTGGGGGTGCGGTTAGTGATTCTCCGTTTTGGCATTGTCCTCGGCGAGCAGGGGGCACTGGCCAAGCTCCTACTGCCCTTTCAGTTATATCTAGGGGGTCCCCTTGGATCGGGTCAGCAGTGGTTTTCGTGGATCCATCAGCAGGACTTAGTGCGCCTGATTCTGGCCGCAGTGGATCAAGCGGGAATGCAGGGGGTTTACAATGCCACCGCCCCGGAGCCACTGACGATGGCGGACTTTTGCCGTGTATTAGGAGAGGTGATGCAACGCCCCTCGTGGTTGCCTGTGCCGGCTCCCGTCCTCCAACTCCTGCTTGGGGAGGGCGCCGATGTCGTTCTCAAGGGTCAGCGAGTGTTGCCGGAGCGGACGCTGGCTACGGGCTTTCAATTTGACTATGCCAACGCCAAGGCGGCTCTAACTAAGCTCCTCAAACCACGATATACTAATGGTTCCCGTTAG
- the rimI gene encoding ribosomal protein S18-alanine N-acetyltransferase produces the protein MGQLELRRLTIKDLDSIVQLDQVCLGGFWSHQSYARELENPHHTLLVVATPDQICGCGVSWGIADELHLVLLMVHPQYRRQGLAGVLLCRLLQLGHQRGDRQWATLEVRASNEAAQRLYQHFGFELVGRRSHYYENPPEDALILWRNHLNTPATGRELQQQWQHWRSRVEAQGWSVTDRT, from the coding sequence ATGGGGCAATTAGAATTACGACGCCTAACGATTAAGGATCTAGATAGCATCGTTCAACTGGATCAGGTGTGTCTGGGGGGCTTTTGGTCACACCAAAGCTATGCCCGTGAGTTGGAGAATCCGCACCACACCCTCTTGGTGGTGGCCACACCGGATCAGATTTGCGGTTGTGGTGTCAGCTGGGGGATTGCTGATGAATTGCACCTTGTGCTGTTGATGGTGCATCCGCAGTACCGGCGGCAGGGCTTGGCGGGGGTGCTCCTGTGTCGGCTCTTGCAACTGGGGCATCAGAGGGGCGATCGCCAGTGGGCAACGTTGGAAGTACGGGCCAGCAACGAAGCCGCGCAACGGCTCTATCAGCACTTTGGCTTTGAACTGGTGGGACGGCGTTCCCACTACTACGAGAACCCCCCCGAAGACGCGCTGATCCTTTGGCGCAATCACCTGAATACGCCGGCAACGGGTCGGGAGCTACAGCAACAATGGCAGCACTGGCGATCGCGGGTCGAGGCTCAGGGGTGGTCAGTGACGGATCGCACCTAG
- a CDS encoding DUF928 domain-containing protein → MRRLVALVPTVTLCLCSVGIAHLSLAQGGAAVLAQSTSFAARLRANLPERGVPGSRFGGATRGACVTGNQRLTALVPSTNVGQTTLAAPTLFVFVPPSKARQGELVITDAQDQPLATMVVDLPAELGVMALKPKVQLQPGQDYRWTFTLLCGADADDPSAFISVSGVVSRVQPSTDLAKKLQGKSVGDRLGAAVDAGLWYETLAILAELQRDQTTREMARREWVAVLSAVGLDGLAQAPLVQ, encoded by the coding sequence ATGCGTCGCCTTGTTGCCCTTGTGCCCACCGTCACTCTTTGTCTGTGCTCCGTTGGCATCGCCCATTTGAGTCTGGCTCAAGGGGGAGCAGCAGTGCTTGCCCAAAGCACGAGTTTTGCCGCCCGCCTGCGCGCTAACCTGCCCGAGCGCGGCGTTCCCGGCAGTCGTTTTGGGGGTGCCACTCGCGGCGCTTGTGTCACAGGTAATCAGCGGTTAACGGCTCTTGTGCCCTCGACTAACGTGGGTCAAACGACCTTGGCGGCGCCGACTCTCTTTGTTTTTGTTCCTCCCAGCAAGGCTCGCCAAGGGGAACTGGTCATCACAGATGCTCAGGATCAGCCATTGGCAACAATGGTGGTGGATTTGCCCGCTGAACTGGGAGTTATGGCGCTGAAGCCCAAGGTGCAGCTTCAACCCGGTCAAGACTACCGCTGGACATTCACGTTGCTGTGCGGTGCCGATGCCGATGATCCGTCCGCCTTTATCTCTGTCAGTGGGGTTGTTTCGCGGGTGCAGCCAAGCACAGATTTGGCCAAAAAACTTCAGGGCAAGAGTGTTGGCGATCGCCTTGGCGCTGCGGTTGATGCCGGTCTTTGGTATGAAACCTTGGCGATTTTGGCGGAGCTACAGCGGGATCAAACCACACGGGAGATGGCTCGTCGTGAATGGGTAGCGGTGCTCTCGGCTGTTGGTCTCGATGGTCTTGCCCAAGCGCCCCTAGTACAATAA
- a CDS encoding transaldolase, producing MNLLEQLRQMTVVVADTGDILAIKKFTPRDATTNPSLITAAAQMKEYQPIVDETLLKAKADLGSGATSREIVSLAVDRLAVAFGLKILQIIPGRVSTEVDARLSYDTAATVQKARDLIAQYEAAGVGRDRVLIKIASTWEGIRAAEILEKEGIHCNLTLLFGLHQAIACAEAGVTLISPFVGRILDWYKKKTGRAEYPGSEDPGVISVTKIYNYYKKFGYPTEVMGASFRNIGEIIELAGCDLLTISPALLQELQNTTGELKRKLDPAIAATLDIEKIPMDEATFRKMHAADEMASEKLDEGIKGFTKALETLEDLLTQRLARLEGAETLTHAAEELFHVYDLDGDGIITREEWLGTDAVFDALDANHDGKVTPEDMGAGLGVVLHLAKAK from the coding sequence ATGAACTTGCTGGAACAGTTGCGACAAATGACAGTCGTGGTCGCCGATACGGGAGACATCCTCGCCATCAAAAAATTTACCCCCCGTGATGCCACCACCAATCCCTCGTTGATTACGGCTGCCGCCCAAATGAAAGAGTACCAGCCCATTGTGGATGAAACCCTGCTCAAGGCCAAAGCTGATTTGGGGTCTGGTGCGACTTCGCGTGAGATTGTCTCCCTCGCTGTGGATCGCTTGGCGGTGGCCTTTGGCCTGAAAATTTTGCAGATTATTCCCGGTCGGGTCTCAACGGAAGTGGATGCACGGCTGTCCTACGATACGGCAGCCACAGTCCAAAAGGCGCGGGATTTGATTGCCCAGTACGAAGCCGCTGGCGTGGGGCGCGATCGCGTGCTCATTAAAATTGCCTCGACATGGGAGGGGATTCGCGCTGCTGAAATTCTTGAAAAAGAGGGCATTCACTGTAATCTCACGCTGCTGTTTGGCCTGCATCAGGCGATCGCCTGCGCTGAGGCGGGTGTGACCCTGATTTCTCCCTTTGTGGGTCGTATCCTTGACTGGTACAAGAAAAAAACCGGTCGTGCCGAGTATCCGGGGTCTGAGGATCCGGGGGTGATTTCCGTCACCAAAATCTATAACTACTACAAGAAATTTGGCTATCCCACCGAAGTGATGGGCGCCAGCTTCCGCAATATTGGCGAAATCATTGAACTCGCAGGCTGCGATCTGCTCACCATTTCGCCGGCACTGCTGCAAGAGCTACAAAATACGACGGGCGAACTAAAACGCAAACTGGATCCGGCGATCGCTGCCACCCTTGACATTGAAAAAATCCCGATGGATGAGGCCACCTTCCGCAAGATGCACGCGGCTGATGAGATGGCCAGTGAAAAACTGGATGAGGGCATTAAGGGCTTCACCAAGGCACTGGAGACCCTTGAGGATCTCTTGACGCAGCGACTGGCGCGCCTTGAAGGGGCAGAAACCCTCACCCATGCAGCGGAAGAACTCTTCCATGTCTATGACCTCGATGGCGATGGCATTATCACCCGCGAAGAGTGGCTGGGAACCGATGCGGTCTTTGATGCCCTTGACGCCAACCACGATGGTAAAGTCACGCCAGAGGATATGGGCGCGGGTTTGGGAGTTGTCCTGCACTTGGCTAAGGCGAAATAG